One stretch of Candidatus Omnitrophota bacterium DNA includes these proteins:
- a CDS encoding HAD family phosphatase has protein sequence MFDLGNTLIKFDHNISAEKIAALSGLDTGKIYDIFFDSEITKDFEKGLIPPEEFHKRAASLIGFKMSYKDFAKIWNDIFWEDEGSCALARELKGSYRLFLLSNVNKLHFEYIRNKFDIIGIFDEIILSYELGSVKPERAIYDNVIKRAGGKKEGILYIDDREDLIKEAQMLGIESVRYEGADKLRETMKVRGIL, from the coding sequence GTGTTCGATCTTGGGAATACCCTGATCAAATTCGACCATAATATATCCGCAGAGAAGATAGCTGCCTTATCCGGGCTTGATACCGGGAAGATCTATGATATCTTCTTCGATTCGGAGATAACGAAGGATTTTGAAAAAGGGCTGATACCTCCGGAGGAATTCCATAAGAGGGCCGCAAGCCTGATAGGTTTTAAGATGTCTTATAAGGATTTCGCGAAGATCTGGAACGACATATTCTGGGAGGATGAAGGTTCTTGCGCTCTGGCGCGGGAATTGAAGGGCTCTTACAGGCTCTTCCTGCTCTCTAATGTGAACAAACTACATTTCGAATATATACGGAACAAGTTCGATATAATCGGGATATTCGACGAGATCATTCTCTCTTACGAATTGGGCTCTGTTAAGCCGGAGCGCGCTATATACGACAACGTGATCAAGCGCGCCGGTGGCAAAAAAGAGGGCATACTGTATATTGACGACCGCGAGGACCTCATAAAAGAGGCGCAGATGCTGGGTATCGAGTCTGTGAGGTACGAAGGCGCGGATAAACTCAGAGAAACGATGAAGGTAAGGGGCATCCTGTAA